CGGCGAACTGCTGGCCCACGCCCTGCGGAGCGCCGGCGTCGACGCCGCGGTGGGGGAGATCCCGGGCGAGTACTGCCCGGGCGAATTCAGCGTCCACGGGCAGGACCCGGAGTTTCCGCAGCGCCAGCTCAAGCTGATCGGCACCGCCCAGCGGGTCGTGGCCGGCGGCTGGCTGTTCAGCTCGGTCATCGTGGTGGAGAACTCCACCCCGATCCGCGCGGTGCTGGAAGCCAGTTACGCGGCCCTGGGCCTGGACTGGGACTCCGCCACCGCGGGAGCCGTCAACGACCTCGTCCCGCACCTGGACGTCGACGCCATCGAGGCCGCCGTGATCGACACGTACGCCCGCTACGCAGCCCTGGCCTACGGCGACTTCGGCAGCCTGCTCGGCTGAGCCGGTGCCCGGGGAGCCCAACTGACTGGCAGCAGGTGCCTTTCTCAGCGCCCAAAACGGCCCCTGCTGCGAGCTACTTTGCTAGTGCCCCCGGGCGATCCATTCCTCCAACTGCGGCGCCTCGGCGCCAATACTCGTGGGATCCCCGTGCCCGGTCCGCACCACGGTGTCCGCCGGGAGCGTCAGCAGCCGGGCCTTGATGGACTCGATGATGGTGGGGAAGTCGCTGTAGGACCGGCCCGTGGCGCCCGGGCCGCCCTGGAACAGGGTGTCGCCGCTGAAGACGGTGCCCTCGCTTTCCAGGACGAAGCACATGGAGCCGGGTGAATGCCCCGGCGTGTGCAGCGCCACGAGCTGCGCGCCGGCAACCTCGAAGGTGTCCCCGTCCCCGATCGTGTGGTCCGGTTCGGTGCCCGGGAACACTGCGTCCCAGAGCATCCAGTCCGCACGGTTGAGGTACACCGGGGCGTTGACGCGCCCGCGGAATTCGCCGACGGCGGCGATGTGGTCGTCGTGGCCGTGGGTCAGCAGGATCGCGGTGACCCTCCGGCCCGCGACGGCTGCCTCGACGGCGGCGGCGTCGTGCGCCGGGTCGATCACAACGCATTCCGCGTCGTTGCCCACGATCCAGACGTTGTTCTCGACGTCCCAGGTGCCGCCGTCGAGCGAGAAGGTGCCCGAGGTGACCAGCCGGTCGATCCGGAGGCCGTCCACGGAACTGCCGCTCACGGAACTGCCGCTCACAGCTCGACCACCGAGCGGAGCACCGCGCCGGAGTGCATCTTGTCGAAGGCTTCCTCGATCTGGTCGATCGTGATCCGCTCCGTGACGAAGGCGTCCAGGTCCAGCTTGCCCTGCCGGTACAGGTCGATCAGCATGGGGAAGTCGCGCGAGGGCAGGCAGTCGCCGTACCACGAGGACTTGAGCGAGCCGCCGCGGCCGAAGACATCCAGGAGCGGCAGTTCCAGGGTCATCTCGGGGCTGGGCACTCCCACCAGGACCACGGTGCCGGCGAGGTCGCGGGCGTAGAAGGCCTGCTTGTACGTTTCCGGACGTCCGACGGCGTCAATCACCACATCGGCGCCGAAACCGCCGGTCAGCTCGCGGATGGCCTCGACCGGGTCGACGGCGGAGGAGTCCACGGTGTGGGTGGCGCCGAGGTCCTTGGCGCGGTCGAGCTTCTTCGGGTCAATGTCGACGGCGATCACGGTGGTGGCGCCGGCCAGCGCGGCGCCGGCAACGGCTGCCACGCCGACGCCGCCGCACCCGATGACGGCGACGGAATCGCCGCGCTTGACGTTTCCGGTGTTGATGGCCGCGCCGATGCCTGCCATCACGCCGCAGCCGAGCAGGCCGATCGCGGCGGGGTCCGCCTCGGGGTCGACCTTGGTGCACTGCCCGGCGGCGACGAGGGTCTTCTCGGCGAAGGCGCCGATGCCCAGCGCGGCGGTGAGTTCGGTGCCGTCCTCGAGCGTCATCTTCTGGGTGGCGTTGTTGGTGTTGAAGCAGTACTGCGGCCGGCCCTTGGCGCAGGCCCGGCATTCGCCGCAGACGGCGCGCCAGTTCAGCACGACCCGGTCGCCGGGGGCCACCTCGGTGACGTCCGGACCCACTGCGCTGACGACGCCGGTGGCCTCGTGGCCGAGCAGGAACGGGAAGTCGTCGTTGATGGCGCCCTGTTTGTAGTGCAGGTCGGTGTGGCAGACACCGCAGGTGAGGATGTCCACGAGGGCCTCCCCGGGTCCGGGATCCGGGACCAGGATGGTCTCCAGAGTGACGGGTGCGTTCTTGGAACGGACTACTGCGCCTTTTACTTTATGGACCATGGAAATAGCTCCTCTGCTCGTGCTGCGGTTCTAGTCTCAAGACTTATTGTCGCAAGACTTCTGTCGCACAGCTTCTGTGTGCACAACGGGACGCGGCGCGGCCTCCGGGAGGCCGCGCCGTCGTCGTTATCGGTTCATCCTGGTGAAAGGAACGGCCTTAGGCCGCGAGGCGGCTCTTGACCTCGGCCGCGGAGGGGTTGGTGGCCGCGGTGCCGTCCGGGAACAGCACGGTGGGTACGGTGCGGTTGCCTCCGTTGAGCTTCTCCACGAGATCTGCGGTGCCTTCAACTTCTTCGATGTTGATCTCGGTGTACCCGATGCCCTGGGCGTCCAACTGCTTCTTCAGGCGGTTGCAGTAGCCGCACCAGGTGGTCGAAAACATGGTGATGGTGCCGGATTCGGGGGTGAAATCCACGAAGTTCTCCTCAAAGCTGGTTGACGGCGCTGGGTGGCAGCGCCCGTTGCCGACAAAAGTCGTACGTCACTCCCAATAACCGTAACCCGCAGGCCTCTATTCCCGCACGGCGGGCGCGGTGGCATGCTGGTGCCATGTGTGGACGCTACGTGATGGCCCGGGCCGTCGGAGACCTGCTGGCCGAGTTCGACGCCGGACTGGAAGAGGAGATCGCAATTCCGCCGTCGTGGAATGTGGCCCCGACGGCGGACGTGCCGATCCTGCTGGAACGGCTGGTGGACGGGGAACCGGTCCGGCAGCTGCATCTTGCGCGCTGGGGACTGGTGCCGTCCTGGGCCAAGGACCCGGGGATCGGCTCCAAGATGATCAATGCCCGCAGTGAGAGTGTGCTGGAGAAGCCGGCGTTCCGGAAGGCTACCCGCGCCCGGCGCTGCGCCGTCCCCGCCGACGGCTACTACGAATGGAAGGGCGAGGGCCGCGGCAAACAGCCCTACTACGTGCACCCGACGGACGGCCATCCGATTGTCTTCGCCGGGCTCTACGAATGGTGGAAGGATCCCTCAAAGGCCGAGGACGACCCGGAGCGCTGGCTGCTTTCGACGTCGATCATGACCACCGACTCGCCGCCGGAGGGCTACGCCGGAGGAATGCTGGCCGAACTCACGGCCCTGCACGACCGGGTGCCGCTGCCCATGGACCGGCAGACGATGCAGGCGTGGCTGGACCCGCAGGCCGACGATGCGGCCGGACTCGTGGACCTGGTCCGGGCCGGCGCGCACGACGTCGCGGAAGGCTGGACGATTGACGCCGTCGGCACCGCCGTCGGAAACGTCAAGAACGACTCCCCGGAACTGATCCGGCCGGTGGGGAGCCTGTTCTAGCGGGCGCCGCAGCGGGACCCGGTGCCGCCCTTAGAGTGAACGGATGAAACGTGCGGTAATCCCCTGGCGGGGGCGGTTGGCGGCGGGGCA
This DNA window, taken from Pseudarthrobacter sp. ATCC 49987, encodes the following:
- a CDS encoding MBL fold metallo-hydrolase, yielding MSGSSVDGLRIDRLVTSGTFSLDGGTWDVENNVWIVGNDAECVVIDPAHDAAAVEAAVAGRRVTAILLTHGHDDHIAAVGEFRGRVNAPVYLNRADWMLWDAVFPGTEPDHTIGDGDTFEVAGAQLVALHTPGHSPGSMCFVLESEGTVFSGDTLFQGGPGATGRSYSDFPTIIESIKARLLTLPADTVVRTGHGDPTSIGAEAPQLEEWIARGH
- a CDS encoding S-(hydroxymethyl)mycothiol dehydrogenase; this encodes MVHKVKGAVVRSKNAPVTLETILVPDPGPGEALVDILTCGVCHTDLHYKQGAINDDFPFLLGHEATGVVSAVGPDVTEVAPGDRVVLNWRAVCGECRACAKGRPQYCFNTNNATQKMTLEDGTELTAALGIGAFAEKTLVAAGQCTKVDPEADPAAIGLLGCGVMAGIGAAINTGNVKRGDSVAVIGCGGVGVAAVAGAALAGATTVIAVDIDPKKLDRAKDLGATHTVDSSAVDPVEAIRELTGGFGADVVIDAVGRPETYKQAFYARDLAGTVVLVGVPSPEMTLELPLLDVFGRGGSLKSSWYGDCLPSRDFPMLIDLYRQGKLDLDAFVTERITIDQIEEAFDKMHSGAVLRSVVEL
- a CDS encoding lipoate--protein ligase family protein, producing MTIREHNKMPEAAGAPRTLSIFRQEKSLGAAADLDLALELLRKVKTGVAGPMLRLYRPAPTVAFGQRDTHLPGFDAAVQACRGLGFEPLVRKAGGRAAAYHEGTLVIDHLEPATDAIAGAKGRFSFFGELLAHALRSAGVDAAVGEIPGEYCPGEFSVHGQDPEFPQRQLKLIGTAQRVVAGGWLFSSVIVVENSTPIRAVLEASYAALGLDWDSATAGAVNDLVPHLDVDAIEAAVIDTYARYAALAYGDFGSLLG
- a CDS encoding SOS response-associated peptidase; the protein is MCGRYVMARAVGDLLAEFDAGLEEEIAIPPSWNVAPTADVPILLERLVDGEPVRQLHLARWGLVPSWAKDPGIGSKMINARSESVLEKPAFRKATRARRCAVPADGYYEWKGEGRGKQPYYVHPTDGHPIVFAGLYEWWKDPSKAEDDPERWLLSTSIMTTDSPPEGYAGGMLAELTALHDRVPLPMDRQTMQAWLDPQADDAAGLVDLVRAGAHDVAEGWTIDAVGTAVGNVKNDSPELIRPVGSLF
- a CDS encoding mycoredoxin; this encodes MDFTPESGTITMFSTTWCGYCNRLKKQLDAQGIGYTEINIEEVEGTADLVEKLNGGNRTVPTVLFPDGTAATNPSAAEVKSRLAA